From the Streptomyces sp. Tu 2975 genome, one window contains:
- a CDS encoding WXG100 family type VII secretion target, which produces MPDEDRITVDFATLQRLPGNLEEILRSLNEKLDTLYGRATKVVLTWDGEAREAFIDELDKWSRSADDLKAAQAWLHEVVVKGHLNYAAANRSVLEGWGGCA; this is translated from the coding sequence ATGCCGGACGAAGACCGGATAACCGTCGACTTCGCCACCCTGCAACGCCTTCCGGGAAATCTGGAGGAGATCCTCCGCTCCCTCAACGAGAAGCTGGACACGCTGTACGGGCGGGCTACCAAGGTCGTACTGACCTGGGACGGTGAGGCCCGCGAGGCCTTCATCGACGAACTGGACAAGTGGAGTCGCTCCGCCGACGACCTCAAGGCCGCCCAAGCCTGGCTCCACGAGGTCGTCGTCAAGGGGCACCTCAACTACGCAGCGGCCAACAGGTCCGTACTCGAAGGCTGGGGAGGCTGCGCCTGA
- a CDS encoding RNase A-like domain-containing protein: MAGPSAPAQSPGGNGTIDVKPSDLWSVSGRVAGQQDLLVRAANRLMEELGKYPDAGGAGAEAQRFAQAYKKIGDRWLEVWGRSVLSVGGVAVGFTETANAYTRADAAANPKPGVTAEQRPRPAVIDKAPDFGPMPLIKWGDDDGSDDIERRIMEGIPEIVRDVLQPLCRNVFRIGRVADVFPYPQQHYLNSLCHSWMNVSIAATKGADQLTQVVGAITNHQQAEWEAAMRTFCSSLWGATSWGRSRHGKQWGQTANSGPGTPQTPTGSQPVLAVLKDTADDIATILREYAEAAVDLNRDVEDELHRAMLQAAREVIEDLAKPKGPKNLLGTVTSVIGKGAGLILSFDIKTVLNINTAKLNRIVDTYTGILDGLTTRMEALKGPLDEAYLSAPKFEAGVARAQGFGMRALEEFKESQVWLKVDSSGKYDLSLAANEYFEHGHTLDRHVGKTDEQLAQRLRDQQTAGPTAAWPHGKPYPKAASSFPDYQRAEELTEYNLNQNKAAIEAWIQGPPPAADGDVKSFYSTAPNGETSGRSVFKQPVDPNDPTSGYKEGGMGAKAYDVNGIDTRIRYDSGRTPPFTVMTSMPAKS, encoded by the coding sequence ATGGCCGGCCCCTCCGCCCCCGCACAGTCACCGGGCGGCAACGGAACCATCGACGTCAAGCCGAGCGACCTGTGGTCGGTCTCCGGCCGGGTCGCCGGGCAGCAGGACCTCCTGGTGCGGGCCGCCAACAGGCTCATGGAGGAGCTGGGCAAGTATCCCGACGCCGGGGGCGCCGGTGCCGAGGCCCAGAGGTTCGCCCAGGCGTACAAGAAGATCGGCGACCGCTGGCTGGAGGTCTGGGGCCGGTCCGTACTCAGCGTCGGCGGCGTCGCGGTCGGGTTCACCGAAACGGCCAACGCCTACACCAGGGCGGACGCGGCGGCCAACCCCAAGCCGGGCGTCACGGCCGAGCAGCGCCCGCGGCCCGCGGTCATCGACAAGGCCCCCGACTTCGGCCCCATGCCCCTCATCAAGTGGGGCGACGACGACGGCAGCGACGACATCGAGCGGCGCATCATGGAGGGCATCCCCGAGATCGTCCGGGACGTCCTCCAACCGCTCTGCAGGAACGTCTTCCGGATCGGGCGGGTCGCGGACGTCTTCCCGTACCCCCAGCAGCACTACCTCAACTCCCTGTGCCACAGCTGGATGAACGTCTCCATCGCCGCGACGAAGGGCGCGGACCAGCTCACCCAGGTCGTCGGCGCCATCACCAATCACCAGCAGGCGGAGTGGGAAGCCGCCATGCGAACCTTCTGCAGCTCCCTGTGGGGCGCGACCTCCTGGGGTCGGTCGCGGCACGGCAAGCAGTGGGGCCAGACGGCCAACTCCGGTCCGGGCACGCCCCAAACCCCTACCGGCAGCCAGCCGGTCTTGGCCGTACTGAAGGACACGGCCGACGACATCGCCACCATCCTGCGCGAGTACGCCGAGGCGGCCGTCGACCTGAACCGCGACGTCGAGGACGAACTCCACCGCGCCATGTTGCAGGCCGCCAGGGAGGTCATCGAAGACCTGGCGAAGCCCAAGGGTCCCAAAAATCTCCTCGGCACCGTCACGTCGGTGATCGGCAAGGGCGCGGGCCTCATCCTGTCGTTCGACATCAAGACCGTCCTGAACATCAACACGGCCAAGCTGAACCGCATCGTCGACACGTACACCGGCATCCTCGACGGTCTGACCACCCGCATGGAGGCGTTGAAGGGGCCGCTGGACGAGGCGTACCTGAGCGCCCCCAAGTTCGAGGCCGGCGTCGCCCGCGCCCAGGGCTTCGGCATGCGCGCCTTGGAGGAGTTCAAGGAGTCGCAGGTCTGGCTGAAGGTGGACTCCAGCGGGAAGTACGACCTGAGCCTCGCCGCAAACGAATACTTCGAGCACGGCCACACCCTGGACCGACACGTCGGCAAGACCGACGAGCAGCTGGCGCAGCGTCTGCGCGACCAGCAGACGGCCGGGCCGACCGCGGCGTGGCCGCACGGCAAGCCGTATCCCAAGGCGGCTTCGTCGTTCCCCGACTACCAACGGGCGGAGGAGCTGACCGAGTACAACCTCAACCAGAACAAGGCCGCCATCGAGGCGTGGATCCAGGGCCCGCCGCCCGCGGCCGACGGCGACGTCAAGTCGTTCTACTCGACAGCGCCCAACGGAGAGACGAGCGGCCGCAGTGTGTTCAAACAGCCGGTGGACCCGAACGACCCCACGTCCGGGTACAAAGAGGGCGGGATGGGCGCCAAGGCGTACGACGTGAACGGCATCGACACGCGCATCCGGTACGACAGCGGCCGCACTCCGCCGTTCACCGTCATGACGTCGATGCCCGCGAAGTCCTAG
- a CDS encoding RNase A-like domain-containing protein, whose translation MLTRSASYSDRETAQWATQQVVTANEQVIHRWLAQGTRPRLTIEAAWPSREEPVGRVQLEGDLLAGRGPVDVRAARVVLRREASSPHGFVVHTTFPFYL comes from the coding sequence GTGCTGACCCGTTCCGCTTCCTACTCCGACCGGGAGACCGCCCAGTGGGCGACCCAGCAGGTGGTGACCGCCAACGAGCAGGTCATCCACCGCTGGCTGGCCCAGGGCACCCGGCCCCGGCTCACCATCGAGGCGGCCTGGCCGTCGCGGGAGGAGCCCGTGGGCCGGGTCCAGCTGGAGGGAGACCTGCTGGCCGGCCGCGGGCCCGTCGACGTCCGGGCGGCGCGCGTGGTGCTGCGGCGGGAGGCGTCGAGCCCGCACGGCTTCGTCGTCCACACGACCTTTCCGTTCTACCTGTAG
- a CDS encoding contact-dependent growth inhibition system immunity protein, with the protein MSMKPLEHDRRYGELDQVMRAYLGQSADDTPERRSRALDAYLRHTWHTRPAAIAEAERQLREYSRNPPGRIRRGLGEFYAIPDTGMPQSEIGDWLTVLADHLKKSIEEGDVPEPSAPQTHWEWHARFPETAQLLGGWFSQDIVDEFPDHDAALADYEATDSQLVARLVGELHELLTLPLDEGDYALAAAELGMEVGPPEPFSYGAWFQSVATTLSGV; encoded by the coding sequence ATGTCCATGAAGCCCCTCGAACACGACCGCCGGTACGGCGAGCTGGACCAGGTGATGCGCGCGTACCTGGGGCAGTCGGCCGACGACACCCCGGAGCGGCGCAGCCGCGCGCTGGACGCGTATCTCCGGCACACCTGGCACACCCGTCCCGCCGCCATCGCGGAGGCGGAGCGCCAGCTGCGCGAGTACAGCCGCAACCCTCCGGGCCGCATCCGGCGCGGCCTGGGTGAGTTCTACGCGATCCCGGACACCGGGATGCCCCAGTCCGAGATCGGCGACTGGCTGACGGTGCTGGCCGACCACCTGAAGAAGAGCATCGAGGAAGGCGACGTCCCGGAACCGTCGGCCCCGCAGACGCACTGGGAGTGGCACGCACGCTTCCCGGAGACTGCCCAGTTGCTCGGCGGCTGGTTCTCGCAGGACATCGTCGACGAGTTCCCCGACCACGACGCCGCCCTCGCCGACTACGAAGCCACCGACTCCCAGCTGGTCGCCCGCCTCGTCGGCGAACTCCACGAACTGCTCACCCTCCCCCTGGACGAGGGGGACTACGCCCTGGCAGCCGCCGAACTCGGCATGGAAGTCGGCCCACCCGAGCCGTTCTCCTACGGCGCCTGGTTCCAGTCGGTAGCGACGACGCTGTCCGGCGTCTGA
- a CDS encoding glycosyltransferase 87 family protein, translated as MLGLLGVGLVAALGRRPVAVVVLITLAALVKAPAALGLIAVVMLWARQTAWARAPRLSATAAVVCVCAATTAVTTAVVGTGYGWLATLDTPVSLGNWSLTSTLGRMTVALLDRAGYRPADLARFAGLAWHLLGLAATAVAVLLARHRHHLLRPSHALGLSLTAVAVLGPGIRPWYLLWGLFLSAAGRARQISAPDGHRGQCDPRPRSSAEWIHPGRRPVGAGRRGRPARGDSSVGRGPRRAPTDREYCMTQLGTTETTWRWPTTTRGRIVLIASLASTVLLFLTTVPLHRGWFDLGVYYGAVHHWVGGGALYDYQVPGSRYGFTYPPFAALAMLPMTLIHWNGAIAVTLLLNAAAAFVILRLIAGPVIRGQGWTPWYALALTGCAFALLEPVRDTISFGQVNLLLLALVLVDLRLPADGRASRYAGIGIGLAAAIKLTPAVFIGHLLLTGRPRAAATATAVALGATGLAAWIAPDTSRVYWTEALWDTDRVGSLAYVSNQSWQGLLARFVEPYEPSRGIWAAGVLVLLALWFVRVRRATAAGDHAAAVALTGILACLISPVTWVHHLVWLVPALAVLARTALDTPTGPDRRRLLTWAVALPVVLSSSVVWLWSKDSSGIDGFLGGNTYVWIALGLLVALPIRSASRAHVPPLPRA; from the coding sequence ATGCTGGGTCTGCTGGGCGTCGGACTGGTCGCGGCGCTCGGCCGCAGGCCGGTGGCCGTGGTCGTACTGATCACCCTGGCGGCCCTGGTGAAGGCCCCGGCGGCGCTGGGTCTCATCGCCGTGGTGATGCTGTGGGCACGGCAGACGGCATGGGCACGAGCGCCGCGACTGTCGGCGACGGCGGCCGTGGTCTGCGTCTGCGCGGCGACCACAGCGGTGACCACGGCAGTCGTGGGTACGGGATACGGGTGGCTCGCGACGCTGGACACCCCTGTCTCCCTCGGGAACTGGTCCCTCACCTCTACCCTCGGCCGGATGACCGTCGCCCTCCTCGACCGGGCGGGCTACAGGCCCGCGGATCTCGCCCGCTTCGCGGGCCTGGCGTGGCATCTGCTGGGTCTCGCCGCCACCGCCGTCGCCGTACTGCTCGCCCGGCACCGCCATCATCTGCTGCGGCCGTCCCACGCGCTCGGGCTCAGCCTGACGGCGGTTGCCGTCCTGGGCCCCGGGATCCGCCCCTGGTACCTGCTGTGGGGACTGTTCCTGAGCGCGGCCGGCCGGGCCAGGCAGATCTCTGCTCCGGACGGCCACCGCGGCCAGTGCGATCCTCGCCCTCGTAGTTCTGCCGAGTGGATCCACCCCGGACGCCGCCCAGTTGGGGCCGGCCGTCGGGGGCGGCCTGCTCGCGGTGACAGCTCTGTGGGGCGCGGACCGCGTCGCGCGCCGACCGATCGGGAGTACTGCATGACACAGCTGGGTACGACGGAGACCACCTGGCGGTGGCCGACGACCACCCGCGGACGGATCGTCCTGATCGCCTCGCTGGCCTCCACCGTCCTGCTGTTCCTCACGACGGTGCCGCTGCACCGCGGCTGGTTCGACCTGGGCGTGTACTACGGGGCCGTGCACCATTGGGTGGGCGGCGGCGCTCTCTACGACTACCAGGTGCCCGGCAGCCGATACGGCTTCACCTACCCGCCGTTCGCCGCCTTGGCCATGCTGCCGATGACGCTGATCCACTGGAACGGCGCCATCGCTGTCACCTTGCTGCTCAATGCCGCAGCTGCCTTCGTGATCCTGCGCCTGATCGCCGGGCCGGTCATCAGGGGCCAGGGCTGGACCCCTTGGTACGCCCTGGCGCTCACCGGCTGCGCCTTCGCGCTCCTCGAACCGGTCCGCGACACCATCAGCTTCGGTCAGGTCAACCTGCTGCTGCTGGCGCTCGTCCTCGTGGATCTCCGGCTGCCGGCCGACGGCCGGGCCTCCCGTTACGCCGGCATCGGCATCGGTCTCGCCGCCGCGATCAAGCTCACCCCCGCCGTGTTCATCGGTCACCTGCTCCTCACCGGCCGCCCCCGCGCCGCCGCGACAGCCACCGCCGTCGCGCTCGGCGCCACCGGCCTGGCGGCATGGATCGCGCCGGACACCTCCCGCGTCTACTGGACCGAGGCCCTCTGGGACACGGACCGGGTCGGCTCCCTCGCGTACGTCTCCAACCAGTCCTGGCAGGGACTGCTCGCCCGGTTCGTCGAACCGTACGAACCGAGCCGCGGCATCTGGGCGGCCGGGGTCCTCGTGCTGCTCGCTCTGTGGTTCGTACGGGTCCGTCGGGCGACCGCCGCGGGTGACCACGCCGCCGCGGTCGCGCTGACCGGCATCCTGGCGTGCCTGATCAGCCCGGTCACCTGGGTGCACCACCTGGTCTGGCTGGTACCCGCCCTCGCGGTGCTCGCCCGGACGGCCCTGGACACACCCACAGGCCCGGACCGTCGCAGGCTGCTGACCTGGGCAGTCGCGCTGCCGGTCGTACTGTCGAGCAGCGTCGTGTGGCTGTGGAGCAAGGACTCGTCCGGAATCGACGGCTTCCTCGGCGGCAACACGTACGTGTGGATCGCGCTGGGCCTGCTCGTCGCGCTACCGATCCGCAGCGCCTCCCGGGCGCACGTCCCACCGCTGCCCCGCGCCTGA
- a CDS encoding metallophosphoesterase encodes MRARYGLPLKITAGITAAGAAGLVYAAGIEARSYRLRRVTVPVLPRGMRPLRVLQVSDIHMVSGQRKKRAWLQSLAGLRPDFVVNTGDNLSDPEGVPEVLDALGPLLEIPGVYVFGSNDYYGPKLRNPARYLLEKAQGRHGLNGNAPAVGAVHNPWEGMRDAFDAAGWVDLTNTRGRLKLDGYEIAFTGLDDPHIKRDRYDKVLGGPEKDADLSLAVVHAPYLRALDAFTADGYPLILAGHTHGGQLCIPFYGALVTNCDLDTDRVKGLSRHRAEGNTSYLHVSAGCGTNRYTPVRFACPPEATLLTLTPRD; translated from the coding sequence ATGCGCGCACGCTACGGGCTCCCCCTGAAGATCACCGCAGGAATCACGGCGGCCGGAGCCGCCGGCCTCGTCTACGCCGCGGGCATCGAAGCCCGTTCGTACCGGCTGCGACGGGTGACGGTGCCGGTGCTGCCGCGCGGGATGCGGCCGTTGCGCGTGCTCCAGGTCTCCGACATCCACATGGTGAGCGGCCAGCGCAAGAAGAGGGCGTGGCTCCAGTCCTTGGCCGGACTGCGCCCGGACTTCGTCGTCAACACCGGCGACAACCTCTCCGACCCGGAGGGCGTCCCGGAGGTGCTGGACGCGCTGGGTCCGCTGCTGGAGATCCCCGGCGTCTACGTCTTCGGCTCCAACGACTACTACGGGCCGAAGCTCCGCAACCCGGCCCGCTACCTCCTCGAGAAGGCGCAGGGCCGCCACGGCCTCAACGGCAACGCCCCGGCCGTCGGCGCCGTCCACAATCCGTGGGAAGGAATGCGGGACGCGTTCGACGCGGCGGGGTGGGTGGACCTGACGAACACGCGCGGCCGGCTGAAGCTCGACGGCTACGAGATCGCCTTCACCGGCCTCGACGACCCGCACATCAAGAGGGACCGCTACGACAAGGTCCTCGGCGGCCCCGAGAAGGACGCCGACCTGTCGCTGGCCGTCGTCCACGCTCCCTACCTGCGCGCCCTCGACGCCTTCACCGCCGACGGCTACCCCCTGATTCTGGCGGGCCACACCCACGGCGGCCAGCTGTGCATCCCCTTCTACGGCGCCCTGGTCACCAACTGCGACCTGGACACCGACCGGGTCAAGGGCCTCTCCAGGCACCGGGCGGAGGGGAACACCTCCTACCTCCACGTCTCCGCGGGCTGCGGCACCAACCGCTACACCCCGGTCCGCTTCGCCTGCCCCCCGGAAGCGACCCTGCTGACGCTGACCCCACGCGACTGA
- a CDS encoding TerD family protein: protein MGVSLSKGGNVSLSKEAPGLTAVVVGLGWDVRSTTGTDFDLDASALLVDTNGKVLSDQHFVFFNNLKSPDASVEHTGDNLTGEGEGDDEQIKVNLAGVAAEVDKIVFPVSIHEGESRGQSFGQVRNAFIRVVNQADNNELARYDLSEDASTETAMVFGELYRNGAEWKFRAVGQGYASGLRGIAQDFGVNI from the coding sequence ATGGGTGTCAGCCTTTCCAAGGGCGGCAATGTCTCGCTCAGCAAGGAGGCCCCGGGCCTGACCGCGGTCGTCGTGGGCCTCGGCTGGGACGTACGCAGCACCACCGGGACCGACTTCGACCTGGACGCCAGCGCCCTGCTGGTGGACACGAACGGAAAGGTCCTGTCCGACCAGCACTTCGTGTTCTTCAACAACCTCAAGAGCCCCGACGCCTCCGTCGAGCACACCGGTGACAACCTCACCGGTGAGGGCGAGGGCGACGACGAGCAGATCAAGGTCAACCTGGCCGGTGTGGCCGCAGAGGTCGACAAGATCGTGTTCCCGGTCTCGATCCACGAGGGCGAGAGCCGCGGCCAGTCCTTCGGCCAGGTGCGCAACGCGTTCATCCGCGTCGTCAACCAGGCCGACAACAACGAGCTCGCGCGTTACGACCTGAGCGAGGACGCCTCGACCGAGACCGCGATGGTCTTCGGTGAGCTGTACCGCAACGGTGCGGAGTGGAAGTTCCGTGCTGTCGGCCAGGGTTACGCCTCCGGCCTGCGCGGCATCGCGCAGGACTTCGGCGTCAACATCTGA
- a CDS encoding helix-turn-helix domain-containing protein: MTVEEVPEEYLSGYAEILAEVGRTGRRLTRDEVEGRRSLGEQAAESGHGLRALVIRHLAATRASWPRTTSPESVLAAVEQAIDAFAGGYERAQRLAVRKEEAARREFIDDLLYGRSDPGRLAQRAERFGLRLAHAHAVAVAVGPEPYEDTHPVTRSVEAALLSRFGDRRILLTTKDGRLICVVPADQEEVVRYFAKQAHAATDGGRAAIGRPHPGAGGVVRSYEEALNALDLAERMGLDEPVLHAADLLVFPVLARDREAMADLVHSALGPLQQARGGAQPLLDTLHAYFDAGCVAAQAARALRLSVRALTYRLERIHRLTGSDPTDPQHRYMLQTAAIGARLLDWPAKEL, encoded by the coding sequence ATGACAGTCGAAGAAGTTCCGGAGGAGTACCTCTCGGGGTACGCGGAGATCCTGGCCGAGGTCGGCAGGACAGGCCGCAGGCTGACCCGCGACGAGGTGGAGGGCCGCCGGTCGCTCGGCGAGCAGGCCGCCGAGTCCGGACACGGCCTGCGGGCCCTGGTCATCCGGCACTTGGCGGCCACCAGGGCATCATGGCCGCGGACCACCTCACCGGAGAGCGTGCTCGCGGCGGTCGAGCAGGCCATCGACGCGTTCGCGGGCGGCTACGAGCGGGCGCAGAGGCTGGCCGTGCGTAAGGAGGAAGCCGCACGGCGGGAGTTCATCGACGACCTGCTGTACGGGCGCAGTGACCCCGGCCGGCTGGCTCAGCGCGCCGAACGCTTCGGGCTGCGGCTCGCCCATGCGCACGCCGTCGCCGTCGCCGTCGGGCCTGAGCCGTACGAGGACACGCACCCGGTGACGCGGTCCGTGGAGGCGGCCCTGCTCAGTCGCTTCGGGGACCGCCGGATCCTGTTGACCACGAAGGACGGCCGGCTCATCTGTGTGGTGCCGGCCGACCAGGAGGAGGTCGTGCGCTACTTCGCCAAGCAGGCGCACGCGGCGACGGACGGCGGACGCGCGGCCATCGGCCGTCCCCATCCGGGCGCGGGGGGCGTCGTCCGCTCGTACGAGGAAGCCCTCAACGCCCTCGACCTCGCCGAGCGCATGGGCCTCGACGAACCGGTCCTGCACGCGGCGGACCTGCTGGTCTTCCCCGTGCTGGCCCGCGACCGGGAGGCCATGGCGGATCTGGTGCACAGTGCGCTCGGCCCGCTTCAGCAGGCGAGGGGCGGCGCCCAGCCGCTGCTCGACACACTGCACGCGTACTTCGACGCGGGGTGCGTCGCCGCACAGGCGGCCCGGGCGCTGCGGCTGAGCGTGCGCGCCCTGACGTACCGGCTGGAGCGGATCCACCGGCTGACCGGCTCCGACCCCACGGATCCGCAGCACCGCTACATGCTGCAGACGGCGGCGATCGGCGCGCGTCTGCTCGACTGGCCGGCGAAGGAGCTCTAG
- a CDS encoding SPFH domain-containing protein, giving the protein MDAITVGIGVLIAVVLLIAIGLLLIVSRLFRKVEQGKALIVSKMRKVDVTFTGQVVLPVLHKAETMDISVKTIDITRTGRDGLICRDNIRADIRISFFVRVNKTVEDVIKVAQAIGTARASDKETLQDLFNAKFSEALKTVGKQMDFTDLYTKRDELRDRIIQLIGTDLNGYSLEDAAIDYLEQTPLSQLDPSNVLDAQGIRKITEMTSVEHVRTNEFQRTEEKEITRQNVDAREAILELERRQADAEIKQRREIETVRAREEAETARVMEEERLRAQSAFLRTEEQLGVQRENQAREVAVAEKNRERVIAIENERIEKDRLLEVIARERETALTRIAADKEVEAEKREIAEVVRERVAVDRTVAEQEESIKRLRAVEEAERERQAIIIAAEAEAQEKLVKDIKAAEAAEQAAVHRAAEEITLAEARVKSADLDARAKLRLAEGIQAEAAAAGLAAVQVREKEADAIEKAGRAEAGAAQARLLAEAEGVRAKGAADAVAIGDKLKAEAAGLTEKAAAMAALDEASRGHEEYRLRLEAEKDVRLAGLEVQRQVAEAQATVLATGLENADISIVGGESVFFDRLMSSISLGKGVDSFMRNSETAQTLAKPWLDGTSSFTDDLTSVLGSVSTGDVQNLTVSALLMRLMKSGGGAQLQPLLDMADRLGLSDTPIGALADGHTPAGAGTAALNGSAPAA; this is encoded by the coding sequence ATGGATGCCATCACTGTGGGCATCGGCGTGCTCATCGCCGTCGTACTGCTCATCGCCATAGGTCTGCTGCTGATCGTCTCGAGACTGTTCCGCAAGGTCGAACAGGGAAAGGCCCTGATCGTCTCCAAGATGCGGAAGGTCGACGTCACCTTCACCGGACAGGTCGTCCTGCCGGTCCTGCACAAGGCCGAGACCATGGACATCTCGGTGAAGACCATCGACATCACACGGACCGGCCGCGACGGTCTCATCTGCCGCGACAACATCCGCGCCGACATCCGCATCTCGTTCTTCGTCCGCGTCAACAAGACCGTCGAGGACGTCATCAAGGTCGCTCAGGCGATCGGCACCGCGCGGGCCAGTGACAAGGAGACGCTGCAGGACCTCTTCAACGCCAAGTTCTCCGAGGCGCTCAAGACCGTCGGCAAGCAGATGGACTTCACCGACCTTTACACCAAGCGCGACGAGCTCCGGGACCGGATCATCCAGCTCATCGGCACCGACCTCAACGGCTACAGCCTCGAGGACGCGGCGATCGACTACCTGGAGCAGACGCCGCTCTCCCAGCTCGACCCCTCCAACGTCCTCGACGCCCAGGGCATCCGGAAGATCACCGAGATGACGTCCGTCGAGCATGTGCGCACCAACGAGTTCCAGCGCACGGAGGAGAAGGAGATCACCCGGCAGAACGTCGACGCACGCGAGGCCATTCTCGAGCTGGAGCGCCGGCAGGCCGATGCCGAGATCAAGCAGCGCCGCGAGATCGAGACGGTGCGCGCCCGCGAGGAGGCCGAGACCGCGCGGGTGATGGAGGAGGAGCGGCTGCGGGCGCAGAGCGCCTTCCTGCGAACCGAGGAGCAGCTCGGCGTGCAGCGCGAGAACCAGGCACGCGAGGTGGCCGTCGCGGAGAAGAACCGCGAGCGGGTGATCGCCATCGAGAACGAGCGCATCGAGAAGGACCGGCTGCTCGAGGTCATCGCGCGGGAGCGTGAGACAGCGCTGACCAGGATCGCCGCCGACAAGGAGGTCGAGGCGGAGAAGCGGGAGATCGCCGAGGTCGTGCGTGAGCGGGTCGCCGTGGACCGTACGGTCGCCGAGCAGGAGGAGTCCATCAAGCGCCTGCGCGCGGTGGAGGAGGCCGAGCGCGAGCGCCAGGCGATCATCATCGCGGCCGAGGCCGAGGCCCAGGAGAAGCTGGTCAAGGACATCAAGGCGGCGGAGGCCGCCGAGCAGGCCGCGGTGCACCGGGCGGCGGAGGAGATCACGCTCGCGGAGGCCCGGGTCAAGTCCGCGGACCTCGACGCCCGCGCCAAGCTGCGGCTCGCCGAAGGCATTCAGGCGGAGGCCGCGGCGGCAGGCCTCGCGGCCGTCCAGGTCCGCGAGAAGGAGGCCGACGCCATCGAGAAGGCCGGCCGCGCCGAGGCGGGCGCAGCGCAGGCCCGGCTGCTCGCTGAGGCGGAAGGCGTACGGGCGAAGGGCGCGGCGGACGCGGTGGCCATCGGCGACAAGCTGAAGGCGGAGGCGGCAGGCCTCACCGAGAAGGCCGCGGCGATGGCGGCGCTCGACGAGGCGTCGCGCGGGCACGAGGAGTACCGGCTGCGCCTCGAGGCGGAGAAGGACGTCCGGCTGGCGGGGCTCGAGGTCCAGCGGCAGGTGGCCGAGGCGCAGGCGACGGTGCTGGCCACGGGGTTGGAGAACGCCGACATCAGCATCGTCGGCGGGGAGTCCGTCTTCTTCGACCGGCTCATGTCGTCGATCTCGCTCGGCAAGGGCGTGGACTCGTTCATGCGGAACTCGGAGACGGCGCAGACGCTGGCGAAGCCGTGGCTGGACGGCACGTCGAGCTTCACCGACGACCTGACGTCGGTCCTCGGCTCGGTGTCCACCGGTGACGTGCAGAACCTGACGGTGTCGGCGCTGCTGATGCGGCTGATGAAGTCGGGCGGTGGCGCGCAGCTCCAGCCGCTGCTGGACATGGCCGACCGGCTCGGCCTCTCGGACACCCCGATCGGGGCGCTCGCGGACGGCCACACCCCGGCCGGCGCCGGCACCGCGGCGCTCAACGGCTCGGCCCCGGCCGCCTGA